From Cystobacter fuscus DSM 2262, one genomic window encodes:
- a CDS encoding MDR/zinc-dependent alcohol dehydrogenase-like family protein: protein MSSATMEAAVLAGPRGARVQRVARPEPGPGTLRVKLEGCGVCGSNLPVWEGREWFRYPMRPGAPGHEGWGVVDAVGRGVTGFRVGQRVAALSSAAYAEYDVVGTDAAVLLPPALAGKPFPGEPLGCAMNIFRRADLQAGQTVAIIGIGFLGALVTRLATNAGARVLAITRRPYALELARLYGAAECIPMDDHCKIIERVKSLTQGTFCDRVIEVVGEQWPLDLAGELTRERGKLVIAGYHQDGPRQVNMQLWNWRGLDVVNAHERDPKVYVEGIRLAVDEVASGRMDPFPLFTHRFGLDELNLAFETMRTRPEGFLKALITV from the coding sequence ATGTCGAGCGCGACAATGGAGGCGGCGGTGCTCGCGGGGCCCAGGGGCGCCCGGGTTCAGCGCGTGGCGCGGCCCGAGCCGGGGCCGGGCACCCTGCGGGTGAAGCTCGAGGGCTGTGGGGTGTGTGGTTCCAACCTCCCCGTCTGGGAAGGGCGCGAGTGGTTCCGCTATCCCATGCGGCCGGGCGCCCCGGGTCATGAGGGCTGGGGCGTGGTGGACGCGGTGGGCCGTGGCGTGACGGGCTTCCGGGTGGGCCAGCGCGTGGCGGCCCTGTCCTCGGCCGCGTATGCCGAATACGACGTGGTGGGCACGGACGCGGCGGTGCTGCTGCCTCCGGCGCTCGCGGGCAAGCCCTTCCCGGGCGAGCCGCTGGGCTGTGCCATGAACATCTTCCGCCGCGCGGACCTCCAGGCCGGACAGACGGTGGCCATCATCGGCATTGGCTTTCTCGGAGCGCTGGTGACACGGCTGGCGACGAACGCCGGGGCGCGCGTGCTCGCCATCACCCGGCGGCCCTACGCGCTCGAGCTGGCGCGCCTGTACGGCGCCGCCGAGTGCATTCCCATGGATGACCACTGCAAGATCATCGAGCGAGTGAAGTCGCTCACCCAGGGCACCTTCTGCGACCGGGTCATCGAGGTGGTGGGCGAGCAGTGGCCGCTGGACCTCGCCGGCGAGCTCACGCGCGAGCGCGGCAAGCTCGTCATCGCGGGCTACCACCAGGATGGGCCGCGCCAGGTGAACATGCAGCTATGGAATTGGCGGGGCCTGGACGTCGTCAACGCGCACGAGCGCGATCCCAAGGTCTACGTGGAGGGCATCCGGCTCGCCGTGGACGAGGTCGCCTCGGGCCGGATGGATCCCTTTCCGCTCTTCACCCACCGCTTCGGGCTGGATGAACTCAACCTCGCCTTCGAGACGATGCGTACCCGTCCCGAGGGCTTCCTGAAGGCGCTCATCACCGTATGA
- a CDS encoding TIGR02266 family protein, translating to MDQGRRTSERKAVGLLVKLKHTSVVSFVQEYAVNISPGGMFIRSREPQPVGTPVRFEVRIADGQRMLKGSAVVRWSRPVEDVTGPAGMGIQFTELDEASQALVDRMLQMKNASAQAGAPAPGKAAPSLTPPPVAAPSVAPLIPVVAPVPRMPSRQGIPAVASAKTPSGTRPAVAPTRTPAPVAPPPATPPPPPPVTAPVNAVDMSLDELLAFTPPSSQSDEPESSAGGLGSRGPREFDLEDLSAAASSGPPLKPRGAPPATAPATPAPAQRGSAVELELESSDEDEPLELARPVAGQSSQRPAARAPAPPPPARAPAPPPPTRAPAPAPARAPAPPPAAAPTPVRPSTVVPVVGPAPSPFKPQALPLEPKTTPGQVLTVFLTPPTSIEGKGPVIGIDLGTTNTCVAVMQNNKPTVLRSREGYNTIPSVVSLSTQSKLLVSHRAKSQVLLRPEHTIYGAKRMVGRPYDSAVVNQVRERFHYEILPDARGRAAVRMGEHVLSLEEVQGIILRECKELAEQHLGTKVERAVVTVPAYYSEPQREAVRRSGWLAGIKVERILNEPTAAALAYGLNRDMAKRVLVYDLGGGTFDATVLRIDKNVFEVLATGGNIFLGGMDFDNVLVDLLLERFQQQERVTFQGDRVALSRVADAAERAKVALSESNAYDVHIPMLMVDDAGRPRDMHITLTRAEMEKVCMPLVMRTLDVVGDVLLDAKLRPSDIDDILLVGGQSRMPLVREKLKEVLGRAPHAGVNTDEAVALGAALYSGAVDRVSSVVLIDVLPMTIGVAMPGGVFTRVIERNTPLPAQRSFAISTTRDDEEVMELSIFQGEDAHISANEYLGTARLEGLPKGPKGSVRVAVTLRLDSECVLHVNAQEYSTRKEMKATLATRYTPEELRQRLGVAKDAARAAEERRGQELKERSGRFWGFLKKVVGKS from the coding sequence ATGGATCAGGGTCGGCGCACCTCGGAACGCAAGGCCGTGGGCCTGCTGGTGAAACTCAAGCACACGAGCGTCGTCAGCTTCGTGCAGGAGTACGCCGTCAACATCAGCCCCGGGGGCATGTTCATCCGCTCGCGCGAGCCGCAGCCCGTGGGCACTCCGGTGCGCTTCGAGGTGCGCATCGCGGATGGGCAGCGGATGCTCAAGGGCTCGGCGGTGGTGCGCTGGTCGCGGCCCGTCGAGGACGTGACGGGGCCGGCCGGCATGGGCATCCAGTTCACGGAGCTGGATGAGGCCTCCCAGGCCCTCGTCGACCGGATGTTGCAGATGAAGAACGCCTCGGCGCAGGCGGGCGCGCCCGCGCCGGGGAAGGCTGCTCCCAGCCTCACGCCGCCTCCCGTCGCGGCCCCTTCCGTGGCCCCGCTCATCCCGGTGGTGGCTCCCGTGCCCCGGATGCCCTCCCGGCAGGGCATTCCCGCCGTGGCGTCCGCGAAGACTCCCTCGGGGACGCGTCCCGCGGTGGCTCCCACCCGGACGCCCGCGCCCGTCGCGCCGCCGCCCGCGACTCCCCCGCCGCCTCCGCCCGTCACGGCCCCCGTCAACGCCGTCGACATGTCGCTCGACGAGCTCCTCGCCTTCACGCCCCCGAGTTCCCAGTCGGACGAGCCCGAGTCGAGCGCCGGAGGACTCGGGTCCAGGGGCCCGCGGGAATTCGACCTGGAGGATCTCTCGGCGGCGGCCAGCTCCGGGCCTCCGCTCAAGCCTCGCGGTGCTCCTCCGGCGACGGCTCCGGCCACTCCCGCGCCCGCCCAGCGGGGCAGCGCGGTGGAACTGGAGCTGGAGTCCTCCGACGAAGACGAGCCGCTCGAGCTGGCGCGGCCGGTGGCGGGGCAATCATCCCAGCGGCCCGCGGCGAGAGCGCCCGCGCCGCCTCCTCCCGCGCGTGCTCCAGCGCCGCCGCCTCCCACGCGAGCGCCCGCGCCTGCTCCCGCGAGAGCGCCCGCGCCGCCTCCCGCCGCGGCTCCTACACCCGTGCGCCCCTCCACGGTGGTGCCGGTGGTCGGGCCCGCGCCCTCGCCCTTCAAGCCCCAGGCCCTGCCGCTCGAGCCGAAGACCACGCCGGGGCAGGTGCTCACCGTCTTCCTCACGCCGCCCACGAGCATCGAGGGCAAGGGTCCCGTCATCGGCATCGACCTGGGCACCACCAACACGTGCGTGGCGGTGATGCAGAACAACAAGCCCACGGTGCTGCGCTCGCGCGAGGGCTACAACACCATCCCCTCGGTGGTGTCGCTGTCCACGCAGAGCAAGCTGCTGGTGAGCCACCGCGCCAAGAGCCAGGTGCTGCTGCGTCCGGAGCACACCATCTACGGCGCCAAGCGCATGGTGGGGCGTCCCTACGACAGCGCCGTGGTGAACCAGGTGCGCGAGCGCTTCCATTACGAGATCCTCCCCGACGCGCGCGGCCGGGCGGCGGTGCGCATGGGCGAGCACGTGCTGTCGCTCGAGGAGGTGCAGGGCATCATCCTGCGCGAGTGCAAGGAGTTGGCCGAGCAGCACCTGGGCACGAAGGTGGAGCGCGCGGTGGTGACGGTGCCCGCGTACTACTCGGAGCCGCAGCGCGAGGCGGTGCGCCGCTCGGGGTGGCTCGCGGGCATCAAGGTGGAGCGCATCCTCAACGAGCCCACCGCGGCGGCGCTGGCGTACGGGCTCAACCGGGACATGGCCAAGCGGGTGCTCGTGTATGACCTGGGCGGCGGCACCTTCGACGCCACGGTGCTGCGCATCGACAAGAACGTGTTCGAGGTGCTGGCCACCGGCGGCAACATCTTCCTGGGTGGCATGGACTTCGACAACGTGCTGGTGGACCTCTTGCTCGAGCGCTTCCAGCAGCAGGAGCGGGTGACCTTCCAGGGAGACCGGGTGGCGCTGTCGCGGGTGGCGGACGCGGCCGAGCGCGCCAAGGTAGCGCTCTCCGAGTCCAACGCCTACGACGTCCACATCCCCATGCTCATGGTGGACGACGCCGGGCGGCCCCGGGACATGCACATCACGCTCACGCGCGCGGAGATGGAGAAGGTGTGCATGCCGCTGGTGATGCGCACGCTGGACGTGGTGGGGGACGTGCTGCTGGACGCGAAGCTGCGCCCCTCGGACATCGACGACATCCTCCTGGTGGGCGGGCAGAGCCGCATGCCGCTGGTGCGCGAGAAGCTCAAGGAGGTGCTCGGCCGGGCGCCGCACGCGGGCGTCAACACGGACGAGGCGGTGGCCCTGGGCGCGGCGCTCTACTCCGGCGCGGTGGACCGGGTGAGCAGCGTGGTGCTCATCGACGTGCTGCCCATGACGATTGGCGTGGCGATGCCCGGCGGCGTCTTCACGCGCGTCATCGAGCGCAACACGCCCCTGCCCGCGCAGCGCTCCTTCGCCATCTCCACCACGCGCGATGACGAGGAAGTCATGGAGCTGTCCATCTTCCAGGGCGAGGACGCGCACATCTCCGCCAACGAGTACCTGGGCACGGCGCGGCTGGAGGGCCTGCCCAAGGGGCCCAAGGGCTCGGTGCGCGTGGCGGTGACGCTGCGCCTGGACTCCGAATGCGTGCTGCACGTCAACGCGCAGGAGTACTCGACGCGCAAGGAGATGAAGGCCACGCTGGCCACGCGCTACACGCCCGAGGAGTTGCGGCAGCGGCTGGGCGTGGCCAAGGACGCGGCGCGGGCGGCCGAGGAGCGGCGGGGCCAGGAACTCAAGGAGCGCTCGGGTCGCTTCTGGGGCTTCCTCAAGAAGGTGGTGGGCAAGAGCTGA
- a CDS encoding Gfo/Idh/MocA family protein, translating into MNGHPLQRTVPRPRLGFLGVGWIGRHRMEAILRGERAEVVGVAEPSEAAAREASRLAPGSVRVDSLEALLDLGLDGVVIATPSAFHAEQSVRALERGVAVFCQKPLGRTQEEVRRVVDAARAADRLLGVDLSYRFTTGMRRLRERIQSGALGDIHAVNLVFHNAHGPDKAWFYDPRLSGGGCVMDLGIHLVDLALWVLGFPEVRRVTSQLFAQGRPISGRTEAVEDFAAAQLELAPGTAVQLACSWKLSAGCDAVIEASFYGTQGGASFRNVNGSFYDFTADLFRGTSRERLTEPPEEWGGRAAADWVARLAQGARFEPESEEFVQVAGALERIYGETRGLPPEVSSFSDSPPSVSAVD; encoded by the coding sequence ATGAATGGACATCCCCTCCAGCGAACCGTGCCCCGTCCGAGGCTGGGCTTTCTCGGCGTGGGTTGGATTGGACGCCACCGCATGGAGGCCATCCTCCGCGGCGAGCGGGCCGAGGTGGTGGGCGTGGCGGAGCCCAGTGAGGCCGCCGCCCGGGAGGCCTCGCGTCTCGCGCCGGGCAGCGTGCGGGTGGACTCGCTCGAGGCGCTGCTGGACCTGGGGCTCGATGGGGTGGTCATCGCCACGCCCAGCGCGTTCCACGCCGAGCAGTCCGTGCGAGCCCTGGAGCGGGGCGTGGCCGTGTTCTGCCAGAAGCCGCTCGGCCGCACCCAGGAGGAGGTCCGGCGCGTGGTGGACGCCGCGCGCGCGGCGGACCGGCTGCTGGGCGTGGACCTCAGCTATCGCTTCACCACCGGGATGCGGCGGCTGCGCGAGCGCATCCAGTCGGGCGCGCTGGGTGACATCCACGCGGTGAACCTCGTCTTCCACAACGCCCATGGTCCGGACAAGGCGTGGTTCTACGATCCGAGGCTCTCGGGCGGCGGGTGCGTGATGGATCTGGGCATCCACCTGGTGGACCTGGCGCTCTGGGTGTTGGGTTTTCCCGAGGTGCGGCGCGTGACGAGCCAGCTCTTCGCCCAGGGCCGCCCCATCTCCGGACGCACGGAGGCCGTCGAGGACTTCGCCGCCGCGCAGTTGGAACTCGCGCCGGGCACCGCCGTCCAGCTCGCGTGCTCCTGGAAGCTGTCCGCCGGGTGCGACGCGGTCATCGAGGCCTCCTTTTATGGCACCCAAGGGGGCGCGTCGTTCCGCAACGTGAATGGCTCCTTCTATGACTTCACGGCGGACCTGTTCCGAGGGACCTCGCGCGAGCGTCTCACCGAGCCGCCGGAGGAGTGGGGTGGCCGGGCCGCGGCGGATTGGGTGGCCCGTCTGGCCCAGGGCGCCCGCTTCGAGCCGGAGTCCGAGGAGTTCGTCCAGGTGGCGGGCGCGCTCGAGCGCATCTACGGAGAGACGCGCGGGCTGCCGCCCGAGGTGTCTTCGTTCTCGGACTCCCCGCCCTCCGTCTCCGCGGTGGACTGA
- a CDS encoding glycosyltransferase family 4 protein, producing the protein MNSPVQRVLMTTDAVSGVWTDSLELCRALAARDVRVDLALLGGPLSTAREMEARGVPGLVLHESPCQAEAWEAWLLEREEQLAPDIVHLHVASHGELAWKAPTLVVARACPLSWGETLPGGHSPERYAHPWWETTRGLRAAGCVVAPTSAMLASVERHHGPFLSTRVIPPARRAEAFLPDAKEPFVFSSCRVWDDTKNLAALEAIAPRLSVPVRIAGQAPRTVQAESLGLLSEEELAGWMSRAAVFALPARHEPFGLSVLEAALAGCALVLGDLPSLREVWGDAALFVHPDDVEGLAQALRWLMTHPTERECQAHRARTRALTFSPRRMAEAYLELYAALRMRPVDPWARLLRAG; encoded by the coding sequence ATGAACTCGCCGGTCCAGCGGGTGTTGATGACCACGGACGCGGTGAGCGGTGTGTGGACGGACTCGCTGGAGCTGTGCCGGGCGCTGGCGGCCCGGGACGTGCGGGTGGACCTGGCGCTGTTGGGAGGACCCCTGTCCACCGCCCGGGAGATGGAGGCGCGGGGCGTACCCGGCCTCGTCCTCCACGAGAGCCCCTGTCAGGCGGAGGCGTGGGAGGCGTGGCTGCTGGAGCGGGAGGAGCAACTGGCCCCCGACATCGTCCACCTGCATGTCGCCAGCCATGGGGAACTGGCCTGGAAGGCACCGACGTTGGTGGTGGCGCGCGCGTGTCCCCTGTCGTGGGGCGAGACCCTCCCGGGAGGGCACTCGCCCGAGCGCTATGCGCACCCCTGGTGGGAGACGACGCGGGGCCTGCGCGCGGCGGGGTGCGTGGTGGCGCCCACCTCGGCCATGCTCGCCTCGGTCGAGCGGCACCATGGCCCCTTCCTCTCCACGCGCGTCATTCCTCCCGCGCGGCGCGCGGAGGCCTTCCTTCCGGATGCGAAGGAGCCCTTCGTGTTCTCGTCGTGCCGGGTGTGGGACGACACCAAGAACCTGGCGGCGCTGGAGGCCATCGCTCCGAGGCTCTCCGTGCCGGTGCGCATCGCGGGGCAGGCGCCTCGCACCGTGCAGGCGGAGTCGCTGGGGCTGCTGTCGGAGGAGGAGCTCGCCGGGTGGATGTCCCGGGCGGCCGTGTTCGCGCTGCCCGCGCGCCACGAGCCCTTCGGGCTGTCCGTGCTGGAGGCCGCGCTCGCCGGGTGCGCGCTGGTGCTCGGAGACCTTCCGAGCCTGCGCGAGGTGTGGGGAGACGCCGCGCTCTTCGTCCATCCGGATGACGTGGAGGGGCTCGCGCAGGCCCTGCGCTGGTTGATGACCCACCCCACCGAGCGCGAGTGCCAGGCGCACCGGGCCCGCACCCGGGCGCTCACCTTCTCGCCCCGCCGCATGGCGGAGGCGTACCTGGAACTCTACGCGGCGCTGCGCATGCGGCCCGTGGACCCCTGGGCGCGGCTGTTGCGCGCGGGCTGA
- a CDS encoding glycosyl hydrolase — protein MIEAIKLWNEPNNMSHWDFGIDKDWSIFSRMVRLAGVAVRAENPLLTRVLGGMSPIDVAFLRRMSDLGALDEVDVVAVHGFPLDWNHWQIHEWPERIAEVRAASRHPVWVTEVGVSTFGAEEVQEFGLRRTAELLLGQVDRVFWYSLYDLPKAWPATTRHREAEGSSYYRHFYMGLLTEDGTPKRALRHLADYTPQLGICQWFHFEDPRLEDAVAWLKKLGVKKLRTGLSWADSHRPNAEAWFDRQMSVLDDFDVTLTYCFTPGSRGINDHHTSPPQQIEEFAEFCARMTRRYAK, from the coding sequence ATGATCGAAGCCATCAAGCTGTGGAACGAGCCCAACAACATGTCCCACTGGGACTTCGGCATCGACAAGGATTGGAGCATCTTCTCGCGCATGGTGCGCCTCGCCGGAGTGGCGGTGCGGGCGGAGAATCCATTGCTCACCCGGGTCCTCGGGGGCATGTCTCCCATCGACGTGGCCTTCCTCCGCCGGATGTCCGACCTGGGCGCGCTGGACGAGGTGGATGTCGTGGCGGTGCATGGCTTTCCACTCGATTGGAATCACTGGCAGATCCACGAGTGGCCCGAGCGCATCGCCGAGGTGCGCGCCGCCTCGCGCCACCCCGTCTGGGTGACCGAGGTGGGCGTCTCCACCTTTGGCGCCGAGGAGGTGCAGGAGTTCGGTCTGCGGCGCACCGCGGAGCTGCTGCTTGGCCAGGTGGACCGGGTGTTCTGGTACAGCCTCTATGACTTGCCGAAGGCCTGGCCGGCGACCACGCGCCACCGCGAGGCCGAGGGCTCGTCGTACTACCGGCACTTCTACATGGGGCTCCTCACGGAGGACGGCACACCCAAGCGCGCGCTGCGCCACCTGGCGGACTACACGCCCCAACTGGGCATCTGCCAGTGGTTCCACTTCGAGGACCCCCGGTTGGAGGACGCGGTGGCGTGGCTCAAGAAGCTGGGCGTCAAGAAGCTGCGCACGGGCCTGAGCTGGGCGGACAGCCACCGGCCCAACGCGGAGGCCTGGTTCGACCGGCAGATGAGCGTGCTCGACGACTTCGACGTGACGCTGACGTATTGCTTCACCCCGGGCTCGCGCGGCATCAACGATCACCACACGAGTCCACCCCAACAGATCGAGGAGTTCGCCGAGTTCTGCGCGCGCATGACGCGCCGTTACGCGAAGTAG
- a CDS encoding MFS transporter — MTSPPPSPEAPPRPSTTGSRLASIAVASALFMEFIDSTALSTALPALSTAFGSDPVHLKLALTSYILALAVVAPASGWIADRYGPRRVFMTAMGVFLVGSVLCGFSRSLAELVVFRMLQGVGGALMVPVGRLIVVSSAPRERLVSAMSWFTMPALVGPLVGPPLAGFLLKIADWPWIFFINVPVGILGMLAVLRFVPPLHQPYPGRFDMKGFLLAATAITSLVGASEVVGMGLVPAAVQLGMWGLALGFIAAYIRHALRVERPVLNVRLVRYDTFRASLIGGTVVRVGLGATPFLLPLLFQVGLGWGPLETGLVTVGTAVGAMACKPVAPGIIRRFGFRSTLIFSNLVTATITALPAFFRGWTPVPLMVLVLVVGGFMRSMQFTALNTVAYADIPHNTVSNASTLSVVTQQMGLSLGISFGGLMLHLARGDSEGVITPGQFILPFVAVGVVTALAGPLFRRMSPEAGASIQGRSRMAA; from the coding sequence GTGACTTCGCCCCCGCCGTCCCCCGAGGCTCCGCCCCGCCCATCCACGACTGGCTCCCGGCTCGCCTCCATCGCGGTGGCCAGCGCGCTGTTCATGGAGTTCATCGACTCCACGGCGTTGTCCACCGCGCTGCCCGCCCTGTCCACGGCGTTCGGAAGCGATCCGGTGCACCTGAAGCTGGCCCTGACGTCCTACATCCTCGCGCTGGCGGTGGTGGCGCCGGCGAGCGGGTGGATCGCCGACCGGTACGGGCCCCGGCGCGTGTTCATGACGGCCATGGGGGTGTTCCTCGTGGGCTCGGTGCTCTGTGGATTCTCGCGCTCGCTGGCCGAGCTCGTCGTCTTCCGCATGCTCCAGGGTGTCGGGGGCGCGCTGATGGTGCCGGTGGGCCGGCTCATCGTCGTGAGCTCGGCGCCGCGCGAGCGGCTCGTGTCGGCGATGAGCTGGTTCACCATGCCCGCGTTGGTGGGTCCGCTCGTGGGGCCGCCCCTGGCCGGCTTCCTCCTGAAGATCGCGGACTGGCCGTGGATCTTCTTCATCAACGTGCCGGTGGGAATCCTCGGCATGCTCGCGGTGCTGCGCTTCGTGCCGCCCCTGCACCAGCCGTATCCGGGCCGGTTCGACATGAAGGGCTTCCTGCTGGCGGCCACCGCCATCACCTCGCTGGTGGGCGCGTCCGAGGTGGTGGGCATGGGGCTGGTGCCGGCGGCCGTGCAGCTCGGCATGTGGGGGCTCGCGCTCGGGTTCATCGCGGCCTACATCCGCCATGCCCTGCGGGTGGAGCGGCCGGTGCTCAACGTGCGGCTGGTGCGCTACGACACCTTCCGGGCGAGCCTCATCGGCGGCACCGTGGTGCGGGTGGGCCTGGGCGCCACGCCCTTCCTGCTGCCGCTGCTGTTCCAGGTGGGGCTCGGGTGGGGGCCGCTGGAGACGGGACTGGTGACGGTGGGCACGGCGGTGGGGGCCATGGCGTGCAAGCCCGTGGCGCCCGGCATCATCCGCCGGTTCGGCTTCCGCTCCACGCTGATCTTCTCCAACCTCGTCACCGCCACGATCACGGCCCTGCCCGCCTTCTTCCGGGGGTGGACGCCGGTGCCGCTCATGGTGCTGGTGCTGGTGGTGGGCGGATTCATGCGCTCCATGCAGTTCACCGCCCTCAACACCGTGGCCTACGCGGACATCCCCCACAACACGGTGAGCAACGCCTCCACACTGTCGGTGGTGACGCAGCAGATGGGGCTCAGCCTGGGCATCAGCTTCGGCGGGTTGATGCTGCACCTGGCGCGCGGAGACTCCGAGGGGGTCATCACCCCGGGGCAGTTCATCCTCCCCTTCGTCGCCGTGGGCGTGGTGACGGCGCTCGCCGGGCCGCTCTTCCGGCGCATGTCCCCCGAGGCGGGCGCCAGCATCCAGGGACGCAGCCGCATGGCCGCGTGA
- a CDS encoding glutathione S-transferase family protein, whose protein sequence is MPQLLLHHYPSSPFSEKIRAILGFKGLRWSSVVIPVIMPKPNVVALTGGYRKTPFLQIGSDIYCDSALIADVLERLAPTPTLHPPESAGLARIVAQWADSSLFGAAVGHIFQPAGVQSLFGNLPPEHIKAFLADRAALSAGASSPGMNPQEATGALRLYLQQFDARLADGRPWLFGQAPSLADFSVYHCLWFVQQVKAVSGILDEAPHVKRFLDRCQTFSEGAPEQLSSTEAIAIAARGQPEPLADEPFLDAQQGLAKGSRVKVSATDYGKDPVEGEFVLSRPNELAIRRTDARAGELVVHFPRLGFQVRAAQ, encoded by the coding sequence GTGCCCCAGCTCCTCCTCCACCACTACCCGAGCTCGCCCTTCTCCGAGAAGATCCGCGCCATCCTCGGCTTCAAGGGGCTGCGCTGGTCCTCGGTCGTCATCCCCGTCATCATGCCCAAGCCCAACGTGGTGGCGCTCACGGGCGGCTACCGCAAGACGCCCTTCCTGCAGATCGGCTCGGACATCTACTGTGACTCGGCGCTGATCGCGGACGTGCTGGAGCGGCTCGCGCCCACGCCCACGCTCCACCCGCCCGAGTCCGCGGGGCTGGCGCGCATCGTGGCGCAGTGGGCGGACTCCTCGCTGTTCGGGGCCGCCGTGGGCCACATCTTCCAGCCCGCGGGCGTGCAGAGCCTCTTCGGCAATCTGCCTCCGGAGCACATCAAGGCCTTCCTGGCCGATCGCGCCGCCCTGAGCGCTGGCGCCAGCTCGCCGGGCATGAATCCCCAGGAGGCCACGGGGGCGCTGCGCCTGTACCTCCAGCAGTTCGACGCGCGGCTGGCGGATGGCCGACCGTGGTTGTTCGGCCAGGCCCCGAGCCTCGCCGACTTCTCCGTCTACCACTGCCTCTGGTTCGTCCAGCAGGTGAAGGCGGTCTCGGGCATCCTCGACGAGGCCCCGCACGTGAAGCGCTTCCTCGACCGCTGCCAGACGTTCAGCGAGGGCGCGCCCGAGCAACTGTCGAGCACGGAGGCCATCGCGATCGCCGCGCGCGGCCAGCCCGAGCCCCTCGCCGACGAGCCCTTCCTGGATGCGCAGCAGGGGCTGGCCAAGGGCTCGCGCGTGAAGGTGTCGGCCACGGACTACGGCAAGGATCCGGTGGAGGGCGAGTTCGTGCTGTCCCGTCCGAACGAGCTCGCCATCCGGCGCACCGACGCGCGCGCCGGCGAGCTGGTCGTCCACTTCCCGCGCCTCGGCTTCCAGGTGCGCGCGGCGCAGTAG
- a CDS encoding inositol-3-phosphate synthase — protein sequence MKRSTSLPPPGGKLAVLLPGMGAVASTFIAGVLLARRGLGLPVGSLTQMGGLRVGGERVRLSQYLPLARMDQLVFGGWDIFPENVHEAALHSKVLEPAQLEPIREELEAIRPMKGVFHPQYVKRLHGTHVKTGATKADLVEQVRQDIRAFLRDKDCTRAVAVWCGSTETYVAADQVHASRRAFEAGLLENAPSITNSQLYAWACIQEGVAFANGSPNLAVDFPAAAELARHHEVVLAGKDFKTGQTLMKTVIAPALKARMLGVRGWFSTNILGNRDGEVLDDPESFRSKEITKRGVLEEILQTGDHPELYGDLFHKVRIEYYPPRGDAKEGWDNIDLFGWLGYPMQMKIDFLCRDSILAAPIVLDLALLMDLAQRAGRIGTQDWLGFYFKSPMTDAGHSAEHDLFPQERRLKNTLRAMMGDEARGPSSTERDD from the coding sequence ATGAAACGATCGACCTCCCTGCCTCCCCCTGGAGGAAAACTCGCCGTCCTGCTGCCAGGAATGGGCGCCGTGGCCAGCACGTTCATCGCGGGCGTCCTGCTGGCCCGCCGGGGCCTGGGCCTACCGGTGGGCTCGCTCACGCAGATGGGAGGCCTGCGCGTGGGCGGAGAACGGGTCCGCCTGAGCCAATATCTGCCATTGGCCCGCATGGATCAGCTCGTCTTCGGCGGCTGGGACATCTTCCCCGAGAATGTCCATGAAGCGGCCCTCCATTCCAAGGTGCTGGAGCCCGCTCAGCTCGAGCCCATCCGCGAAGAGCTGGAAGCCATCCGGCCCATGAAGGGTGTCTTCCATCCGCAATACGTGAAGCGGCTGCACGGCACGCACGTGAAGACGGGCGCGACCAAGGCGGATCTGGTGGAGCAGGTGCGCCAGGACATCCGCGCCTTCCTGCGTGACAAGGATTGCACCCGCGCGGTGGCCGTCTGGTGCGGCTCCACCGAGACCTACGTCGCGGCCGATCAGGTGCACGCCTCCCGCCGCGCCTTCGAGGCCGGGCTGCTCGAGAACGCTCCCTCCATCACCAATTCGCAGCTCTACGCCTGGGCCTGCATCCAGGAAGGGGTGGCCTTCGCCAATGGCTCACCCAACCTCGCGGTGGACTTCCCCGCCGCCGCCGAGCTCGCGCGCCACCACGAGGTGGTGCTCGCCGGCAAGGACTTCAAGACGGGTCAGACGCTGATGAAGACCGTCATCGCCCCCGCCCTCAAGGCGCGCATGCTCGGGGTGCGCGGGTGGTTCTCCACCAACATCCTCGGCAACCGCGACGGCGAGGTGCTCGACGATCCCGAGTCCTTCCGCTCCAAGGAAATCACCAAGCGCGGCGTGCTCGAGGAGATCCTCCAGACGGGGGACCACCCGGAGCTCTACGGGGACCTCTTCCACAAGGTGCGCATCGAGTACTACCCGCCGCGGGGCGACGCCAAGGAGGGCTGGGACAACATCGATCTCTTCGGCTGGCTGGGCTACCCCATGCAGATGAAGATCGACTTCCTGTGCCGCGACTCCATCCTCGCGGCGCCCATCGTGCTCGATCTGGCGCTGCTGATGGACCTGGCGCAACGCGCGGGCCGCATCGGCACACAGGACTGGCTCGGCTTCTACTTCAAGAGCCCCATGACCGATGCGGGCCACTCGGCCGAGCATGACCTGTTCCCGCAGGAGCGGCGGCTCAAGAACACCCTGCGCGCGATGATGGGGGATGAGGCCCGGGGCCCCTCCAGCACCGAGCGCGACGACTGA